One Candidatus Thioglobus autotrophicus genomic window, GAAAAAGAATGGACACTTCTGGTTCAAGGGGTTGATCGTCAGCTTGATGAGATACATGATTTAATCCAGCATTTTGATTTTATTCCACGTTGGCGCTTTGACGATGTCATGATTTCTTATGCTGCCCAAGGCGGAAGCGTCGGACCTCATTTTGATTATTATGATGTATTCTTACTCCAAGGTAGTGGTCAGCGTCACTGGACGTTAAGCTCACAGTTTTGCACACTTGATAATTACTTAGAAGATGTGCCACTTAGAATTATGGATAAATTCGTGCCAGAGCAAACTCTTATCGCTGAACCTGGTGATGTTTTATATGTGCCACCCAAAATAGCACACCATGGCGTGAGTATGAGCGATGATTGCACCACACTTTCTTTCGGCTACCGCTCTTATAGTACGCAAGAGCTGTTCGAGCATTCTCAAGATGTCAAAGCTGGCTACTATCAAGATCCAATATGGCAAAACCAGCAAACACCCGCCTTAATTCCCAATTCTGCCGTACAAATGGCTAACAAAATAAACGCCATTAGTACTGTTGATTTTGCAAAGTTTGTAACCAAACTTGACACGCTAGATGTGCAAATTTTGCAACAGTTCGAGTACGCCCAACAAGCTGTTAAATTTAAAGCTGACACTGTTTATCAATTACATCCAGCTTGCAAAATTGCCTATCTAAAAATAGATGGAAACATTCAAGTTTTTCTCAATGGGCTATTGATAAACACTCAAGGGCTTGATTCACAAGATTTAATGGACTTTTGCAATATGAGAGAATTACAAACTAGCAGTCTTCCAGATTTGACTCGACAACTGTTTGATTTACATGTTTTGTATGAAACTTAAATCAAATATTTATTGTGTGTTTTTACTGGTAGTTGCTGTTTGGTCAACCACACCACTGGCCATTCAATGGTCAACCTTGGGATCAAGTTTTAGCTTTAGTGTTGCCAGCAGAATGCTTATTGGTTTAATAATTTGCGCACTAATCTTACGACTTAAACAACAAAAACTATCACTACACAAACAAGCTTTGGCTAATTATGGCTATGCTGGGGCGGGTATTTTTATCACCATGAGTTTGGTTTATTTCTCAGCACTCAGCATTCCATCAGGGCTTATATCGGTAGTCTTTGGACTAACCCCTATTATCACAGGGGTGTTTGCAATGATATTACTCAAAGATAAATTCTTTTCATGGGCAAAAATGACTGGTCTTTTGTTAGGATTATCGGGGCTTTTTATGATTTTTAGTCATTCACTTGTATTTGCTGACACACTGCTAATCGGTCTGACTAGTGTTACTTTAGCCATGACCTTTCAAGCTTTCATTTCTGTCAAACTTAAGCAAATCAACGCAAAAGTATCGGCGTTAGAAACCACAACAGGTGCGCTAATGATCAGTGTTCCGCTGTTTATCATTAGCTGGCTAATTTTAGGAGCAGAGATTCCTGACACTAGCCTTAAAGCGGCACTATCGATTGGCTATTTAGCCCTCTTTGGTTCTGTTATTGGCTTTATGTCGTACTACTATCTCATAAAAAATACCAGTGTTAGAGTAGTTGGCATTGTGCCTTTGATTACGCCAATTTTTGCACTAATACTCGGATCAAGCCTGAATCATGAACAGCTAAGCATTACCCAAATTAGTGGTATTAGCTTGGTTTTATTCGGCTTAGCGGTTTACGAATACGCAGAAAAATTCTTTAAAAAAATACCGCTTATCAAGCGGTATTTAATGGCTTTATTTTCGACTTAAAACCGGGGAGTCAAACTTTAGCCCTTCCCAGCCATAGGTCATGAAATTACGAATATTTGCATGAGAATCACTCTTGGGCGAGCTTAGCACATCTTGGTAATATTGCCCAAAACAATGCAAGGTTTCCAACTGAGTTAATTGATGAATAGCAGCAAAACAAAATAACTTAGCACTCCCTTGATTTTCATCAACAGAATTTTCAGTTTCACCATTAGTGAAACTTGCTGGCGTGTAATCATAATCGTCATCGATCAGCTCGATCAAGTCTTCAAATCGCATCCTTGCGCCAGATCTTAACTCTTCTAAGTATTCTTCTTGTGTCAAACCCATTCTCCTCGTTTTATTAGTCCTAATCAGCTAAACCGTCATTGGATTTGGCTTATTGATATTTATACCGTATTTTTCAATCGCTTGCGCAATAACTGAACCATCCATCTCACCTTCGTCAACCAAAGCTTTTAAAGAAGCCAATACAACATAACTTGCATCCACTTCAAAGAAGCTTCTAAGGGCGGCGCGTGAATCAGAACGACCAAACCCGTCTGTACCTAATACTTCATAACGATTTGGCACATATTTACGTACCTGCTCAGCATAATTACGCATGTAGTCAGTGGCAACAATTACCGGACCTTTTGCATGCTCTAAACATTGAGTAATGTATGGAACCGCTGGAGCATCTGTACTAAATCGATTAACACGATCAATGGCTTGCGCTTCACGAGTAAGCTCGTTAAAACTAGTGACTGACCAAACGTCAGATTTGACATTCCAGTCATCTGCCAACATTTGTGCAGCTACCTCAACCTCTCTAAGAATTGTACCTGAGCCCATCAATTGAACTTGCAAGTCGCCTGTACCCACGGTTTTAAGTGCGTACATACCCTTAATAATACCTTCTTCAGAATTTTCTGGCATTTCAGGA contains:
- a CDS encoding cupin domain-containing protein, whose translation is MLIKQALPNFISPIAPEELAGLSLEEEFESRLITGSTTSRQWSLTQGPFSEATFETLPEKEWTLLVQGVDRQLDEIHDLIQHFDFIPRWRFDDVMISYAAQGGSVGPHFDYYDVFLLQGSGQRHWTLSSQFCTLDNYLEDVPLRIMDKFVPEQTLIAEPGDVLYVPPKIAHHGVSMSDDCTTLSFGYRSYSTQELFEHSQDVKAGYYQDPIWQNQQTPALIPNSAVQMANKINAISTVDFAKFVTKLDTLDVQILQQFEYAQQAVKFKADTVYQLHPACKIAYLKIDGNIQVFLNGLLINTQGLDSQDLMDFCNMRELQTSSLPDLTRQLFDLHVLYET
- a CDS encoding DMT family transporter gives rise to the protein MKLKSNIYCVFLLVVAVWSTTPLAIQWSTLGSSFSFSVASRMLIGLIICALILRLKQQKLSLHKQALANYGYAGAGIFITMSLVYFSALSIPSGLISVVFGLTPIITGVFAMILLKDKFFSWAKMTGLLLGLSGLFMIFSHSLVFADTLLIGLTSVTLAMTFQAFISVKLKQINAKVSALETTTGALMISVPLFIISWLILGAEIPDTSLKAALSIGYLALFGSVIGFMSYYYLIKNTSVRVVGIVPLITPIFALILGSSLNHEQLSITQISGISLVLFGLAVYEYAEKFFKKIPLIKRYLMALFST
- a CDS encoding HopJ type III effector protein, translating into MGLTQEEYLEELRSGARMRFEDLIELIDDDYDYTPASFTNGETENSVDENQGSAKLFCFAAIHQLTQLETLHCFGQYYQDVLSSPKSDSHANIRNFMTYGWEGLKFDSPVLSRK